A single region of the Zootoca vivipara chromosome 2, rZooViv1.1, whole genome shotgun sequence genome encodes:
- the NOTUM gene encoding palmitoleoyl-protein carboxylesterase NOTUM, whose amino-acid sequence MGRGAVQMLLLLGLLHWGPGGEGRKSWRRRGGQQQQQQQQQPAARERSEAAGQPVESFPLDFTAVEGNMDSFMAQIKSLAQSLYPCSAQNLHQELRLHMLLNSSVTCNDGSPAGYYLKESKGSRRWLLFLEGGWYCFNRENCNTRYETMRRLMSSKEWPATRTGTGILSSQPEENPHWWNANMVFIPYCSSDVWSGASARIEKNEFVFMGALIIQEVVKELVGKGLANAKVLLLAGSSAGGTGVLLNVDRVAEQLEEMGYPGIQVRGLADSGWFLDNKQYRRTDCIDTITCAPTEAIRRGIRYWNGLVPERCKMQFKEGEEWNCFFGYKIYPTLRCPVFVVQWLFDEAQLTVDNVHLTGQPVQEGQWLYIQNLGRELRNTLKDVTASFAPACLSHEIITRNHWTDIQVKGTSLPRALHCWDRSLHDSNKNGKAPLKGCPVHLIDSCPWPHCNPSCPTIRDQYTGQEMNVIQFLMHMGFDVQKMAQQQGLEPSKLLGMLSSGS is encoded by the exons ATGGGCAGAGGAGCAGTGCAGATGCTGCTGCTCTTGGGGCTGCTGCACTGGGGCCCCGGCGGGGAGGGCAGGAAAAGCTGGAGGCGGCgtggggggcagcagcagcagcagcaacaacaacaaccggcgGCTCGGGAGCGGAGCGAGGCGGCTGGGCAGCCGGTGGAGAGCTTCCCATTGGACTTTACCGCTGTGGAGGGCAACATGGACAGTTTCATGGCTCAGATCAAGAGCCTGGCGCAGTCGCTGTATCCTTGCTCGGCGCAGAATCTGCACCAGGAGCTGAGGCTGCACATGCTGCTCAATAGTTCGGTCACCTGCAACGACGGCAGCCCCGCCGG ctACTACCTCAAAGAATCGAAAGGCAGTAGAAGGTGGCTGCTTTTCCTGGAAG GAGGCTGGTACTGCTTCAACAGAGAGAACTGCAACACTCGGTATGAAACAATGAGGAGACTTATGAGCTCTAAGGAGTGGCCCGCTACCAGAACTG GAACTGGTATTCTGTCATCGCAACCGGAGGAAAATCCACACTGGTGGAATGCAAACATGGT TTTCATCCCCTATTGCTCAAGCGATGTCTGGAGCGGAGCCTCTGCCAGGATTGAGAAAA atGAATTTGTCTTCATGGGTGCCCTTATCATTCAAGAGGTTGTAAAAGAGTTGGTGGGAAAAGGTCTTGCGAATGCCAAAGTCCTCCTACTAGCAGGAAGCAG TGCTGGTGGAACGGGGGTGCTCCTGAATGTAGATCGAGTAGCCGAGCAGCTGGAAGAGATGGGGTATCCTGGGATTCAGGTCCGTGGCCTTGCAGACTCTGGATGGTTCTTGGACAATAAACAGTATCGTAGAACAGACTGCATTGACACCATAACCTGCGCCCCTACAGAAGCCATCAGGAGAGGAATTAG GTATTGGAACGGACTTGTTCCTGAACGCTGCAAAATGCAATTTAAAGAGGGAGAGGAATGGAATTGTTTCTTTGGCTATAAAATTTATCCCACTCTGCGAT GTCCTGTGTTTGTAGTACAGTGGCTCTTCGATGAAGCCCAGCTCACCGTGGACAATGTACATTTGACTGGCCAGCCAGTGCAGGAGGGGCAGTGGTTATACATCCAGAACTTGGGTCGTGAACTTAGGAACACCCTTAAAGATGTGAC TGCCAGCTTTGCTCCAGCTTGTTTGTCTCATGAGATCATCACACGCAA TCACTGGACAGACATCCAAGTGAAAGGGACCTCTTTACCCCGCGCCCTGCACTGCTGGGATCGCAGCCTCCACGACAGCAACAAGAATGGGAAAGCTCCGCTGAAAGGCTGCCCTGTCCATCTGATTGACAGCTGTCCCTGGCCACACTGCAACCCCTCATGCCCTACCATCCGGGACCAGTACACAGGACAAGAGATGAACGTGATCCAGTTTCTGATGCATATGGGGTTTGATGTGCAGAAGATGGCGCAGCAGCAGGGTCTGGAGCCCAGTAAACTGCTGGGGATGCTGAGTAGTGGTAGCTAG
- the MYADML2 gene encoding myeloid-associated differentiation marker-like protein 2 — protein MESSRGTHLNMAAVASRVGAARLLQAAFGCTTFSLVAHRGGFSAAYGTFCMSVWCFCFAVTVFIVTCEFTRLHSCLSISWGNFTAAFAMLATLMSITAAVIYPLYAEFGCHSNGCEARDFRISASVFAGLLFFAYAAEVFLTRAKPGQVTSYMATVSGLLKIVQAFVACIIFGALVNGSQYDRYVATQWCVAVYSFCFVVTVVVVALSVTGKTAMLKCPFERFVVVYTFVAVLMYLSAAVIWPVFCFDRKYGSPHRPYCPRGKCPWDSQVVIAVFTCVNLVLYIVDLAYSQRIRFVSHP, from the coding sequence ATGGAGAGTTCAAGAGGGACACACCTCAACATGGCTGCAGTGGCATCTCGTGTTGGAGCTGCCCGGTTGCTGCAGGCAGCCTTTGGATGTACCACGTTCAGCCTTGTGGCCCACCGAGGAGGGTTCAGTGCGGCCTACGGCACCTTCTGCATGTCCGTCTGGTGCTTCTGTTTCGCAGTCACTGTCTTTATCGTCACCTGCGAGTTCACGCGCCTCCACAGCTGCCTGAGCATCTCTTGGGGGAATTTCACCGCTGCCTTTGCCATGCTTGCCACCCTCATGTCCATCACGGCCGCCGTGATCTATCCGCTTTATGCCGAGTTTGGCTGCCATTCCAACGGGTGCGAGGCGAGAGACTTCCGCATCTCGGCCAGTGTTTTCGCGGGGCTCCTGTTTTTCGCCTACGCCGCAGAAGTATTCCTTACGAGGGCCAAGCCAGGACAGGTGACCAGCTACATGGCCACCGTTTCTGGCCTCTTGAAAATTGTCCAGGCTTTCGTAGCTTGCATCATATTTGGAGCTCTGGTGAACGGCAGCCAATACGACCGGTACGTGGCAACCCAGTGGTGCGTGGCTGTCTACAGCTTCTGCTTTGTGGTGACAGTAGTGGTGGTGGCCCTCAGTGTCACAGGAAAGACAGCCATGCTGAAGTGCCCCTTTGAGCGCTTTGTGGTTGTTTACACTTTTGTGGCCGTCCTGATGTACTTGAGTGCTGCAGTGATCTGGCCAGTGTTCTGCTTTGACCGTAAGTACGGCTCCCCACACCGCCCTTATTGCCCCAGAGGCAAGTGCCCCTGGGACAGCCAGGTGGTCATCGCAGTGTTCACGTGTGTGAACCTGGTGCTTTACATTGTGGACTTAGCCTACTCGCAACGCATTCGCTTCGTCTCACACCCTTAG